One genomic segment of Thalassospiraceae bacterium LMO-SO8 includes these proteins:
- the hisH gene encoding imidazole glycerol phosphate synthase subunit HisH, whose product MICVIDYGRGNLFSIGRALEVLGFDYFLTEDPDAVARSSRVILPGVGAFGGAMKRIHELSLGPALQEVAARGDQVVGICLGAQMLASQSFEFGNHKGLDLIPGEVRRLKDPADAAGTRIPNIGWRKVDARSGYASLAQLGVDPYFYFVHSFAVRCADPAHVLGTIDVNGESVPSIIGKDNVMGFQFHPEKSGPAGLNLLAMTLNS is encoded by the coding sequence ATGATTTGCGTGATCGACTACGGACGCGGAAACCTGTTCAGCATCGGCCGCGCGCTCGAAGTGCTTGGCTTTGACTATTTTCTTACCGAAGACCCGGACGCGGTCGCAAGATCATCCCGCGTCATCCTTCCAGGTGTTGGCGCATTCGGGGGCGCCATGAAGCGCATCCATGAACTGTCGCTCGGGCCGGCCCTCCAAGAAGTTGCCGCGCGGGGCGATCAAGTCGTCGGCATTTGCCTCGGCGCCCAGATGCTCGCCTCGCAAAGCTTCGAGTTCGGGAATCATAAGGGCCTGGATCTGATCCCCGGCGAGGTCCGGCGGCTGAAGGATCCCGCCGATGCCGCAGGCACCCGGATCCCCAACATCGGTTGGCGGAAGGTGGATGCGCGAAGCGGATACGCGTCCCTGGCTCAGCTCGGTGTCGACCCGTATTTTTATTTCGTCCATTCGTTCGCCGTGCGATGCGCCGATCCCGCTCACGTTCTCGGGACGATCGACGTTAATGGCGAGTCCGTCCCTTCGATCATCGGGAAAGACAATGTGATGGGCTTTCAATTCCATCCTGAAAAAAGCGGGCCGGCCGGACTGAATCTGCTTGCCATGACCTTGAACAGTTGA
- a CDS encoding N-acetyl sugar amidotransferase yields MEKQDVLTKYNLPQEIRFCKRCTVSNQRPRITFNEEGVCSACTYADFKRTIDWKERDRELRDLLDQHRRTDGSYDVIVPCSGGKDGSYVAYQLKHVYNMNPLCVTWSPNIYTDIGWKNLRAFIASGYDHIMGTANGVVNRKLMNLAFKHMGDPFQPFIYGQTNFPRQMAVRYGVQLIFYGENGELEYGGDMKEVNTSKREFSDDMKFAFSGMPLDFWESHGLPLKMLQAYQGPSYDQLMENGTEWRYFGYYKFWDPQEAYYHAKEHTGFTANPERSEGTYSKYASLDDQIDGFHYYLAYIKFGIGRCTSDSAHEIRDGKISREEGVALVKKFDGEFPAKYFKVFLDYAGITEEEFWEVIDCWRADHIWAKSGNDWVLRNPIWTQD; encoded by the coding sequence ATGGAAAAACAGGACGTCCTGACGAAGTACAACCTTCCCCAAGAGATAAGGTTCTGCAAACGCTGTACGGTATCGAACCAACGGCCGCGCATTACGTTCAACGAAGAAGGTGTTTGCAGCGCCTGCACTTACGCCGACTTCAAGCGAACAATCGACTGGAAAGAGCGCGATCGGGAGCTTCGCGACCTGTTGGATCAGCACCGGCGCACCGACGGCTCCTATGATGTCATCGTGCCGTGCAGCGGCGGCAAGGACGGAAGCTACGTCGCCTATCAACTGAAGCACGTCTACAACATGAATCCACTCTGCGTGACATGGTCTCCGAACATCTACACGGATATCGGCTGGAAAAACCTGAGGGCATTCATCGCATCCGGCTACGATCACATAATGGGGACAGCCAATGGCGTGGTGAACCGAAAGTTGATGAATCTCGCCTTCAAACATATGGGCGATCCATTCCAGCCATTCATTTACGGACAAACGAATTTCCCCCGGCAGATGGCCGTGCGGTATGGCGTGCAGCTCATTTTCTACGGCGAGAACGGTGAACTGGAGTACGGCGGCGACATGAAGGAAGTGAATACTTCCAAGAGGGAATTTTCCGATGATATGAAATTCGCCTTCTCCGGGATGCCGCTGGATTTCTGGGAGTCCCACGGCCTCCCACTGAAGATGCTTCAAGCCTATCAGGGGCCGAGCTATGATCAGCTCATGGAGAACGGAACCGAGTGGCGGTATTTTGGCTACTATAAGTTCTGGGATCCGCAGGAGGCCTATTACCACGCCAAAGAGCACACGGGCTTTACCGCTAACCCGGAACGCAGCGAAGGAACCTATTCCAAGTACGCGAGCCTCGACGATCAGATTGACGGGTTCCACTATTACTTGGCCTACATCAAGTTTGGCATCGGCCGATGCACATCCGATAGCGCCCATGAAATTCGCGACGGCAAGATCAGTCGTGAAGAGGGCGTCGCCCTTGTCAAGAAATTCGATGGAGAGTTTCCGGCAAAGTACTTCAAGGTCTTCCTCGACTACGCCGGGATCACTGAAGAAGAATTCTGGGAAGTCATCGACTGTTGGCGCGCCGACCACATCTGGGCCAAGTCTGGAAACGACTGGGTCCTACGCAATCCCATCTGGACACAGGACTGA
- a CDS encoding polysaccharide deacetylase family protein, with protein MFHHFHGHGHAAGDGAINGEEFAAIIDYVGRDRLLGAREWREKYLRGTLQADEFCITFDDNLRCQYDIALPVLNALGLTAMWFICSLPLEGKPLRLEVYRHYRTVCFPTTQAFYDYYFDELSRSEFADIYMEGIEGFDPDTYLDIYTFYSRSDRLFRYVRDRVLGQERYYAFMDTLIAASDLNVHSLLGHLWMDADAVKMLSDDGHVIGLHSHNHPTALANLSIDDQRREYEENKSVLEQACDAPITVASHPNNSYSVETLGILKDLGVTLAFCSNMTIGPAAGPLQVPRADHTNILNMMKAGDAYAIQDSGN; from the coding sequence ATGTTCCATCACTTCCACGGTCACGGTCACGCGGCCGGGGATGGCGCGATCAACGGGGAGGAATTCGCCGCGATTATCGACTATGTGGGCCGAGACAGGCTACTAGGAGCTCGAGAGTGGCGGGAGAAGTACCTGCGCGGAACGCTTCAGGCCGACGAGTTTTGCATTACCTTCGACGACAACCTGCGCTGTCAGTATGATATCGCGCTGCCGGTTCTGAACGCCTTGGGGCTGACGGCGATGTGGTTCATTTGTTCCCTGCCGCTCGAGGGCAAACCTCTTCGGCTTGAGGTCTATCGGCACTATCGCACCGTCTGCTTCCCTACGACGCAAGCGTTCTATGACTATTACTTCGATGAGCTTTCCCGTTCGGAGTTCGCTGACATCTATATGGAAGGTATCGAAGGCTTCGATCCGGATACCTACCTGGACATCTACACTTTCTACTCCCGGTCTGACCGCTTGTTCCGATATGTCCGGGACCGTGTACTCGGACAAGAACGCTATTACGCCTTCATGGACACGCTCATCGCCGCCTCCGACCTCAACGTTCATTCCTTGCTGGGCCACCTATGGATGGATGCGGACGCGGTAAAAATGCTAAGCGACGACGGCCACGTGATCGGTCTGCATTCGCACAACCATCCCACGGCGCTCGCTAACCTGAGTATCGACGATCAGCGCCGGGAGTATGAAGAGAACAAATCCGTTCTTGAGCAAGCATGCGACGCGCCGATAACGGTCGCGTCTCACCCCAATAATTCTTACTCGGTTGAGACCCTGGGGATTTTGAAGGATTTGGGTGTCACACTCGCATTTTGCTCGAACATGACCATCGGGCCGGCAGCCGGGCCATTGCAAGTGCCCCGAGCGGACCATACGAATATCCTCAACATGATGAAGGCAGGTGACGCCTACGCAATTCAGGATTCGGGGAATTGA
- a CDS encoding imidazole glycerol phosphate synthase cyclase subunit, translating into MSEVRVIARLDIKSENVIKGIHLEGLRIVGRPGELAHKYYTEGVDELLFMDVVASLYERNSILPIVQSAAQDIFVPMTVGGGIRTLGDIKAVLRSGADKVAINTAATNRPEFLTEAAQTFGSQCIVLSVETIKRGPGHWEVMTDNGREKTGRDVLEWAREAEERGAGEILVTSVDAEGTEAGFDLDLVKAVTAATTVPVIACGGAGTPAHFVDLIRATGVRAFACASILHYRKCDIATIKQTLREEGCSVRP; encoded by the coding sequence ATGTCTGAGGTCCGGGTCATCGCGCGTCTCGACATCAAGAGCGAAAACGTCATCAAAGGTATTCACCTCGAGGGCCTGCGGATCGTCGGGAGGCCTGGTGAACTCGCCCACAAGTACTACACCGAAGGTGTCGATGAGTTGCTTTTCATGGATGTCGTCGCCTCTCTGTACGAACGCAACAGCATTCTGCCAATCGTACAAAGCGCCGCCCAGGACATTTTCGTGCCGATGACCGTGGGGGGCGGGATCAGAACTCTGGGCGACATCAAGGCGGTCCTCAGAAGCGGCGCAGACAAGGTCGCGATCAATACGGCAGCGACGAATCGCCCCGAATTCTTGACGGAGGCGGCTCAGACTTTCGGTAGCCAATGCATCGTTCTCTCCGTCGAGACCATCAAGCGCGGGCCCGGCCATTGGGAAGTGATGACCGACAACGGACGCGAGAAGACGGGGCGCGATGTCCTCGAATGGGCCCGGGAAGCTGAAGAAAGGGGCGCGGGCGAAATCCTCGTCACGTCAGTCGATGCGGAAGGAACCGAGGCGGGTTTCGATCTAGATCTCGTTAAGGCGGTGACCGCGGCAACCACCGTTCCGGTGATCGCCTGCGGAGGTGCGGGAACGCCAGCCCATTTCGTCGATCTGATTAGAGCCACCGGCGTACGGGCCTTTGCCTGCGCATCGATCCTTCATTACAGAAAATGCGACATCGCCACGATCAAACAGACTCTGCGCGAAGAAGGGTGCTCCGTCCGTCCATGA